The DNA sequence CCCTGGGCGGCCAGGTAGAGCTCGTCGTCGAACGAACCGTCGTCGCGGGTCGCGAGGGTGATCAGGTCGGGGACGGCCACCATGCTCACCGTGTCGGCGACCGCGAGCCCGTTGTACCCGGTGCGGGCCGCCTCGGATCCTTCGAACTCCTGCGGCGAAACGCTCGCCGCGACCGGGGCGGCGGGTTCGATCGGGTACCGGCCCGGTGCCGGCAGCCGGTCGGTCAGCGCCGTGCCGGGGACGTTGTGCACCTCGACCCGGATGAGCTTGGAGCGCCCGTTGACCAGCTTCTCCACGCCGCGCTGGCCGCGGCCGAGGCCGACCGCCGGGTAGTCCTCCCTGACCTGCCCGTCTTCCACGACCTTCAGGGTGAACTCGCCCACGGCGGGTTCCTCGCCCTCCGCCGGCGGTGCGGGCGGCTCGATGACGACCTCGCAGCGCGAGCCCGGCTCGAGGGCCTCGACCGTGAGGGTTTCGATCTCCTGCTTGCCACCGGTCACCAGGACGCGCCGGGGCCGGCCCGCCGAGCCGTCCGGGGCCGGGATGCGCACGATGTAGCAGGTGGTGCCGCCGTTCTCGAAAAAGCCCTTCACCGCGTGCGGCAGCAGGATGCCGGGCGCGAACCCGCCGTAGATCCGCTCGTACTGCGGCCAGCTCGTCACCAGCTGCGGTTTCACGCCTTCCGCGTCGGCCGGATCACCGGCCTCGGCGTGGTAGGCAGCGGTGAACCCGACGAAAGCCGCGACCGAGGTGCCGACCCCCTGCAGTGGCATCGACCCGCTCGGGCGTTCCTCGATGTAGACCCCTGGGGCGCCGTAGGTCGCCGCCATGTTCGACTCCTAGGTTCGGACGTGCATTTCTCGCCGAATCATTCGGCGCTCCGTCAGATATTCGCGCGAACGTGCCTGATGCCGTGCCACCCTCCCCTGCGCGTTTCTCCGTACAAGGGGTAAACATTGCCCACACCGCAATTCAACGTCAAGCCCCTCGACGGGTTCGTCGCCGGACGGCAACCGCTCGGCCGGCACCGCACCCCGCACCGGCGAATTCCCCTTTGACCGCCCGAAGGGGCAGCGAAGATCAACGGCGCCCGCCGGATCTTGTTCGGCCGTCCGCCGCAGCAATGCATGACCCGAACGCCCCAGCGCGCCACCCGGCCCGAAATCCGGACGAGGTCGCCCGACAATTCTCGGCGAAAAGCCGATGCCGTTTCGCCAAAATGCTCCGGCGAGCGCGGAGTCCGTCACTGATCGAGCCCGTGCGGACACGGCGCCCGGTACGGGATTTCGTCGGAAACGTATTGGTGCCAACGTTCCGAGGTGAGGATGTCAGCACCTGCGCTGATAAAGCAGGACGCCTCCGGCGCAGTCGCTGCGCCGGAGGCGTCCTCTGGTTCGTCGTGCCGGTGGTGGCGCTCAGCCGCGCAGGGCGCTGCCCGCCTGCCAGGCGCTCCAGCTGATGGCCCAGTCCCCGTGTCCGTTGTTGATCGACAGCTGCGGGCCGCCCGAGTTGGTGATCTCGACGACGTCGCCGACGTTGAAGGTGTCGAAGAACCACTTGGCGTTCTCGGTGTTCATGTTGAGGCAGCCGTTGGAGACGTTGTCGCTGCCCTGCACACCCACCGTCTTCAGGTTCTCGTGCAGGTATTCACCGTCGTTGGAGATCCGGACGTTCCAGTTCTCCGGCGCCTTGTAGTAGCCGGGGTCGCCCTCGCACACGCCGTAGCTGCAGGAGTCCATGATCTTGTGGTCCTCCTTCGACAGCACGGTGTGCGTGCCGTTGAAGGTCGGTGTCGGGCCCCGCGGCGGGGTGTCGGCGGTCTTGCCCATGCTGATCGGCGCGGTTTTCACCAGCTGCCCGTTGTGGAACGCCTTGATCTGGTGCGTCTTGCCGTCCGCCTTGGCGATCCAGGAGTCGTGCACCTTGTAGGTGGCCGAGACGTCCTGGCCGCCGTACACGCCGCCGCCGATCGGCGTGCCGAAGGTCGTGGTCTCGAGCTTCACCGTCGAGCCGGCCTTCCAGTAGTCCTTGGGCCGGAAGTGCACTTCGCGTTTGCCCACCCAGTACCAGCCGCCGTCCTGGGCCGGGGACGACGTCACCTTGAACGACTTCTCCACCGCGGCCTTGTCGGTGATGTCGTGGTCGAACTTCAGGCCGATGACCAGGCCGACGCCGAAATCGCCGGACGACGGCTGGAAGAGCGACGGCGTGGCGACCCCGGCCGGCTTGAGCGTGTGCACTTCCCCGTGCTGCTCGGTCGCCGCGCCCGCCTGGTTCACCGCGGTGGCGGCCACCTGGTACGTGGCCCCGTACCGGAGGTGGTCCTTGCTGGTCCACGTCGTCTTGTCCGGCGAGAGGTCGCCCTCGACGGCGTTGCCGGTCTGCGGGTTCGTGACCGCGACCGCCTGCAACGTGCCCCCCGACGCCTTGACGACGATCGGGTCCTTCGGGCTCAGCTGGTCTCCGGCACCGGGCACGAACGCCACCGTCGCGGCCGGTACGCCGGGTACCGCCGCCGTCCCTGACGCACCGACGGCTCCGGCCGCTTGCGCGGTCCCCGCGGTCTCGGTCTGTCCACTACACGCAGCCAACAGCAGGGCCACCACGCCGAGCCCGGCGATACGGATCACTCTCACGTCCCATCAGACGTTCCAACCCACCCGAAGTTGGGTAACGATCCGATCTCCCGCGTGACGAACCGGTGCCGGCTCAGTCCTCGAGGCCGGCGTGCTCGAGGTCGAGCAGCCGCTGGATGCGGCGGCGGGTGCCGTCGGTGATCTCGCCCGCCTCGAACAGGCGGGTCAGCTCGGCCGCCTCGACGTCGATCAGCTCGCGCCGCAGGGCCCGGTAGTCGATGCCGCGCACCCAGTCGTCCTCACCGGTGTCGCCCCGGATGTGGTCGAGGCGCGCCTGCCAGCCCGCGCGGAGCTGGTCGACCGCGAACGCCGGCGCGGACTCGGTCTCGGCGAGGTGGTCCAGGTGCGACAGGCCGGCTTCGGCGAGCTTGCGGCGGGCGGCGGAGTACTCGGTGCGCAGATCGGCCGGGTCCAGCGCGATCCCCGCCCGGCGGACCAGCGGGGCGAGCGTGAAGCCCTGGACCACGAGCGTCAGCACGATCACCGCCGTCGTCAGCAGCAGGACGAGGTCCCGCGCGGGCAACGCCGAACCGTCCAACGTGGCCACCGGCAGGGACAGCGCCGCCGCCAGCGGCACCACGCCGCGCGCGCCCGCCCACGAGACGACCGCGGGGACCTGCCAGGAGATCCGGCCGGCCTCGCGCCGTTGCCGCACGGCCGAAAGCACGAACACCAGCAGCAGCCGCGCCAGGACGAGCGTCGCCGCGATGGCCACGGCCTGCAGCAGCCACCACGCGCCGTCGCCGGCCACCCGCCGCACCAGCGCGGGCAGCTGGAGTCCGATGAGGCCGAACACGACGCTCTCCAGCAGGAACACCACGGTCTGGTAGACCGCGCCGACCTGCAGCCGGATCCGCGCGGTCGTCAGCCGTTCGGCTTGGGTCCCGAGGATCACACTGGCCACGACCACCGCGGTGACGCCCGACCCGCCGACCGACTCCGCGACGAGGTACCCCGCGTACGGCGTGACCAGCGAAATCACCGTCTCCAGCACCGGGTCCTCGGTCCGGCGCCGGATCAGGAACGCGCCGAGCGCCGTGAGCACGCCGACCGCCAGGCCACCGCCCGCGAGCAGCCCGAACTCCCCCAGCGTCCGGCTCCACGACGCGGCCCCGCCCGCGACGGCCAGGAACAACGCCACCCGGAACAGCAGCAGGCTGGTCGCGTCGTTGAACAGGCTCTCCGCCTGGATCAGCGCCTGGACCCGGGGCGGCAGCGCCAGCCGCCGCGCCAGGGCCGTCACCGCGACCGGGTCGGTGCTCGCCAGCACCGCGCCCAGCACGAACGCCATCCCCACCGGCAACGGCGTGACCGCGACCGCCGTGCCGATCACCGCCGCGGCCGAGAGCAGCACCAGCCCGACCGACAGGACCGCGACCGGCCGCCCGACCGCGCGCAGGTCCCGCCACGGCAGCTCCTCCCCCGCCGCGAACAGCAGCGGCGGGAGCACGACGAGGCTGATCACGTCCGGGGTCACCTGCACGACCGGCACCCCGGGCAGCAGCCCCACGGCGACGCCGGCGACGACCAGCAGCGAGGGCGCCGGAACCCGCAGCCGCCGGGCGAAGGTGGCGACCACGGTCGCGACGACCACGAGGAACAGTACGGTTTCCACACCACGCATCAGCCGGTCCTCCAGATCCGATCCGGATGCCGACCAGACTTCCCGGCGCGCCGGGATCAGGCTACGCGACACACCTCGACGACCGGGTGCGGTCACCGGGTTCGGGCCCCGCGGCACCTCCGCGCGGCTAGCCTGGCGCGGTGACGATCGAGCTGGTCCTGCTGCCGCGGGTGGCCTGCCGCGGCCGGGAAATCACCAGCCCCCGCCTCGGCGGGCTGCTCGCCCTGCTCGCCGAGGAGCTGCGCACCGGCGCGAGCACTTCCCGCCTGATCGACGGGCTCTGGCCGGACGAGCGACCGGAACACCCCGCCAAGGCGCTCCAGGTGCTCGTGTCCCGCGCGCGGGCCCGGCTCGGCGCCGACGTCGTCGAAGCCACGCCGACGGGCTACCGGCTCACCCTGGCCGAGCACCGGGTGGACGCCGGCGCGGTGCTGCTCAGCGCCGCCGCGTGCGCGCGGCTTTCCCGCGAAGGCGACCACGAAGCCGCACTCGCCCACGCCGAAGCGGGCCTCGCCCTTTGGACACCGCCCGCGCACGACTCCGGCGGCACCGATCCCCTGAGCGCGCTGCGGACGGCCCGCGCCTCGACGAGCCGGTGGCTGGTCCGGGCCCGCGCGCTGTGCCGGTCACGGCTGGGCCGGGCCGGCGAGGCGGTCGACGAGCTCGCCGGGCTGGTGGCCGAACGACCGCGCGACGAAGAGCTGCTCGTGGAACTGCTCCGCAGCGAAGCCGCGACGGCCGGGCCCGCTGCCGCGCTGGCCCGGTACGAGGACTACCGGCGCACCGTGCGCGAGGAGCTCGGCAGCGACCCCGGACCGGCGCTGCGCGAGCTGCACCGGCAGCTGCTGCGGGGTGAGGCGCCCGCGGTCCGCCACGGTGTCGCGCACGAGCCGAACCCGCTGCTCGGCCGCGACACCGACCTGGCCGCCGTCGCCGGGCTGCTGCGGACCTCCCGGGTCACCTCGATCGTCGGCGCGGGCGGGTTGGGCAAGACCCGGCTCGCGCACGCCGTCAGCCGCCGGGCCGACCAGCGGATCGTGCACTTCGTGCCGCTCGCCGGCGTCACGCACGACGACGACGTCGCCGCCGAAGTCGCCTCGGCGGTCGGGGGCGCCGACGCCGCCGGGCCACCGGGCAGCCGCCCGCCCGCACCCCGTGACGCCGTGACCGGCATCCTCGACGCGCTCGGCGCCGGGCCGGCCCTGCTCGTGCTCGACAACTGCGAACACGTCGTCCGCGGCGCCGCCGACCTGGTCCGGGCGCTGGTCGCGCTCAGCGCGGACCTGCGGGTGCTCACGACCGGCCGGACGCCCCTGGACCTCTCCTCGGAGTCGGTCCACCCCCTGCCGGAGCTGAGCCCGGCGACCGCCGCCGAACTGTTCCGGCAGCGGGCCCGCGCCGTCCGGCCGGACGTCGAGCTTCCGGACGAGGCCGTCCGGCAGCTGTGCGCGCACCTCGACGGCCTGCCGCTCGCCATCGAGCTGGCCGCGGCGCGCAGCAGGGTCATGTCGGTCCCCGAGATCGCCCGGCACCTCGACGACCGGTTCGCCCTGCTGCGCGGCGGCGCCCGCGACGCCCCACCGCGGCACCGCACGCTGCAGGCCGTCATCGACTGGAGCTGGAACCTCCTCGACCAGCGGGGAGAAGCAGCCATGCGAGCCCTGTCGGTCTTCCCCGGCGGCTTCACCACCGGCGCCGCCCGGCACCTGCTCGGCGACGCCACGGTCGAGCTGCTCGACCAGCTCGCCGGCCACTCGCTGCTCAAGGTGCTGGACACCCCGGCGGGCACGCGGTTCCGGATGCTGGAGACCGTCCGCGAGTTCAGCGCCGCCCGCCGCGAGGAAGCCGGGGAGACCGAGCAGGCCACCACCGGCTTCCTGGCCTGGGCGGTGGAGTTCTCCCTGGCCCACCACGACGCGCTGTTCGGTGCCGACCTCGTCCCGGCCATGCGGCGGGCCGGCGCCGAGCAGGACAACCTGGTGCACGCGCTGCGGTACGGGATCGACCACGAGGACGGCGCGACCGTGGCGGCGACGGCCGCCGTGCTGGGCGGGCTGTGGACGTTCGAGTCGAACTTCGGCCGCATGGCCGCGCTCGTGGCGGACACCGCCTGGCTCCTTTCGCACTTCCGCCCCGAGCCCGGCCTCGTGGCCGCGACCCGCGCGACGCTGGTGCTGAGCGCGGTGAACAGCTTCCTGTTGCAGGGTCCCCGCCCCGCTCGCGCCCTGGTCGCCCTCCGGCGGCTCCCGCCCGCCGCACCCGGCACCCTCGTGCACGCCGCCGAGCAGGTGATCGGCGCGGCGGCCGCGGCGGGCTTCGAGCCGTTGTTCGCCTTGTGCGCCAACAACGATCCGCTCGTCGCCGGGCTGGCCGAAGGCGTCGCCAGCTACGCGTGGTCGGCGCTCGACGCCCCGGACCGCGCCCTGGCCGCGGCCGGACGCATGGTCGCCGTGTTCGACGGCCGCGAGTCGCCGTGGCTGCGCGCCGTCGCCCACGCCCGGGTCGGCGAGCTGTGCCTGGAGCTGGAACGCGGGCAGGACGCGCGGCGGTCGCTCGGCACGGTGCTCGCCGTGCTCGACGAGACCGGTACCTGGCCAGGCGCGGCCCGGATCCGGGGCGCGCTGGTGCTGGCCAACCTGCAGATCGGCGCGATCGACGAGGCGGAGCACTGGCTCGAGCAAGCCATGCTGAACGGCGGCAGCGAGGTGGCCGGTGCGTCCATGGTGGACGTCGGTGCCCGCGCGGAAATCCTGCTGGCCCGCGGCGACACCGACCCGGGCCTGCGCCTGTGGCGCCGGACCGCCGAACGCCAGCGCTCCACGATGGACACCGGCCCCGGCG is a window from the Amycolatopsis sp. cg9 genome containing:
- a CDS encoding phage tail sheath family protein, translated to MAATYGAPGVYIEERPSGSMPLQGVGTSVAAFVGFTAAYHAEAGDPADAEGVKPQLVTSWPQYERIYGGFAPGILLPHAVKGFFENGGTTCYIVRIPAPDGSAGRPRRVLVTGGKQEIETLTVEALEPGSRCEVVIEPPAPPAEGEEPAVGEFTLKVVEDGQVREDYPAVGLGRGQRGVEKLVNGRSKLIRVEVHNVPGTALTDRLPAPGRYPIEPAAPVAASVSPQEFEGSEAARTGYNGLAVADTVSMVAVPDLITLATRDDGSFDDELYLAAQGRLVDWCERSRTKMAILDAPPGLDAQRALEWRSALGKDSAFGVAYYPHLVVPNPLTRPGSTNGDRFLTVPPSGHVAGVWARTDGSRGVWKAPANEVCRGVARLENDVTDGEQDLLNPAQVNCIRSFGANGIRIWGARTLAATDQSWRYVNVRRLFIFIEESIRRGTQWVVFEPNDSDLWARVRRTVAAFLHGLWMQGALVGATPDQAFYILCDESNNPETSVGEGKLVVDVGLAPVKPAEFVVFRISQWQGGATTSE
- a CDS encoding Ig-like domain-containing protein — protein: MIRIAGLGVVALLLAACSGQTETAGTAQAAGAVGASGTAAVPGVPAATVAFVPGAGDQLSPKDPIVVKASGGTLQAVAVTNPQTGNAVEGDLSPDKTTWTSKDHLRYGATYQVAATAVNQAGAATEQHGEVHTLKPAGVATPSLFQPSSGDFGVGLVIGLKFDHDITDKAAVEKSFKVTSSPAQDGGWYWVGKREVHFRPKDYWKAGSTVKLETTTFGTPIGGGVYGGQDVSATYKVHDSWIAKADGKTHQIKAFHNGQLVKTAPISMGKTADTPPRGPTPTFNGTHTVLSKEDHKIMDSCSYGVCEGDPGYYKAPENWNVRISNDGEYLHENLKTVGVQGSDNVSNGCLNMNTENAKWFFDTFNVGDVVEITNSGGPQLSINNGHGDWAISWSAWQAGSALRG
- a CDS encoding Na+/H+ antiporter yields the protein MRGVETVLFLVVVATVVATFARRLRVPAPSLLVVAGVAVGLLPGVPVVQVTPDVISLVVLPPLLFAAGEELPWRDLRAVGRPVAVLSVGLVLLSAAAVIGTAVAVTPLPVGMAFVLGAVLASTDPVAVTALARRLALPPRVQALIQAESLFNDATSLLLFRVALFLAVAGGAASWSRTLGEFGLLAGGGLAVGVLTALGAFLIRRRTEDPVLETVISLVTPYAGYLVAESVGGSGVTAVVVASVILGTQAERLTTARIRLQVGAVYQTVVFLLESVVFGLIGLQLPALVRRVAGDGAWWLLQAVAIAATLVLARLLLVFVLSAVRQRREAGRISWQVPAVVSWAGARGVVPLAAALSLPVATLDGSALPARDLVLLLTTAVIVLTLVVQGFTLAPLVRRAGIALDPADLRTEYSAARRKLAEAGLSHLDHLAETESAPAFAVDQLRAGWQARLDHIRGDTGEDDWVRGIDYRALRRELIDVEAAELTRLFEAGEITDGTRRRIQRLLDLEHAGLED
- a CDS encoding BTAD domain-containing putative transcriptional regulator, yielding MTIELVLLPRVACRGREITSPRLGGLLALLAEELRTGASTSRLIDGLWPDERPEHPAKALQVLVSRARARLGADVVEATPTGYRLTLAEHRVDAGAVLLSAAACARLSREGDHEAALAHAEAGLALWTPPAHDSGGTDPLSALRTARASTSRWLVRARALCRSRLGRAGEAVDELAGLVAERPRDEELLVELLRSEAATAGPAAALARYEDYRRTVREELGSDPGPALRELHRQLLRGEAPAVRHGVAHEPNPLLGRDTDLAAVAGLLRTSRVTSIVGAGGLGKTRLAHAVSRRADQRIVHFVPLAGVTHDDDVAAEVASAVGGADAAGPPGSRPPAPRDAVTGILDALGAGPALLVLDNCEHVVRGAADLVRALVALSADLRVLTTGRTPLDLSSESVHPLPELSPATAAELFRQRARAVRPDVELPDEAVRQLCAHLDGLPLAIELAAARSRVMSVPEIARHLDDRFALLRGGARDAPPRHRTLQAVIDWSWNLLDQRGEAAMRALSVFPGGFTTGAARHLLGDATVELLDQLAGHSLLKVLDTPAGTRFRMLETVREFSAARREEAGETEQATTGFLAWAVEFSLAHHDALFGADLVPAMRRAGAEQDNLVHALRYGIDHEDGATVAATAAVLGGLWTFESNFGRMAALVADTAWLLSHFRPEPGLVAATRATLVLSAVNSFLLQGPRPARALVALRRLPPAAPGTLVHAAEQVIGAAAAAGFEPLFALCANNDPLVAGLAEGVASYAWSALDAPDRALAAAGRMVAVFDGRESPWLRAVAHARVGELCLELERGQDARRSLGTVLAVLDETGTWPGAARIRGALVLANLQIGAIDEAEHWLEQAMLNGGSEVAGASMVDVGARAEILLARGDTDPGLRLWRRTAERQRSTMDTGPGADGWAWETQAVAVVAHAHHRRLDLVTEITGDLPRVLPGLLADPAMSVPVCGALLLALALTDLDRAETAGERSAAVRLIALAERFRYVRGFHPTMSSARIRAVAERADEPAYADARSAYAGLGREELRAAAIAAVALRPPDRA